One Roseomonas gilardii subsp. gilardii genomic region harbors:
- the trpA gene encoding tryptophan synthase subunit alpha, translated as MTAQQDNRHQDQGRRDQDRRDQGHGGRIAARFAALKAQGKGALVPYLQAYDPDLETSRALLAGLPAAGADLVEIGVPFTDPAADGPSIQRAGLRALKAGATLAGVLEMVRGFRAAEAAVPVVLMGYLNPILAYGAERFCADAAAAGVDGLIVVDMPPEESDELAPFTEAQGLDLIRLIAPTTDDARLPYALDGAGGFVYHVSITGITGTRSAAAEELHRNVGRIRAATALPIAIGFGIRTPEQAADAVRIADAAVVGTALVDTLAATLDSEGRAGPDTVRKVLDQVRALAEAVHTARVPA; from the coding sequence ATGACCGCGCAGCAGGACAACCGTCACCAGGATCAGGGTCGCCGGGATCAGGATCGCCGGGATCAGGGTCACGGGGGCCGCATCGCCGCCCGCTTCGCGGCGCTGAAGGCTCAGGGCAAGGGGGCGCTGGTCCCCTACCTGCAGGCCTACGACCCCGACCTGGAAACCTCCCGCGCCCTGCTCGCCGGCCTGCCGGCGGCGGGGGCGGACCTGGTCGAGATCGGCGTGCCCTTCACCGACCCGGCGGCCGACGGCCCCTCGATCCAGCGCGCCGGCCTGCGCGCGCTGAAGGCCGGCGCCACCCTGGCCGGGGTGCTGGAGATGGTGCGCGGCTTCCGCGCCGCCGAGGCCGCGGTGCCCGTTGTGCTGATGGGCTACCTGAACCCGATCCTGGCCTATGGCGCCGAACGCTTCTGCGCCGATGCCGCGGCCGCCGGGGTGGACGGGCTGATCGTGGTGGACATGCCGCCGGAGGAATCGGACGAGCTCGCGCCCTTCACCGAAGCGCAGGGGCTGGACCTGATCCGGCTGATCGCCCCCACCACGGACGATGCCCGCCTGCCCTACGCGCTCGATGGCGCGGGCGGCTTCGTCTACCACGTCTCCATCACCGGCATCACCGGCACGCGCTCCGCCGCGGCGGAGGAGCTGCACCGCAATGTCGGCCGCATCCGCGCCGCCACGGCGCTGCCGATTGCCATCGGCTTCGGCATCCGCACGCCGGAACAGGCCGCCGACGCGGTCCGGATCGCCGATGCGGCGGTGGTGGGCACGGCGCTGGTCGATACCCTGGCCGCCACGCTCGATTCGGAGGGCCGCGCCGGGCCGGACACGGTGCGCAAGGTGCTGGACCAGGTGCGCGCCCTGGCCGAGGCCGTCCACACGGCCCGCGTGCCGGCCTGA
- the trpB gene encoding tryptophan synthase subunit beta translates to MNETLPNSLRSGPDSRGRFGGFGGRFVAETLMPNILEVQAAYDAARKDPAFDAEWRRLLKDYVGRPSPLWFAERLTKHLGGAKVYLKREELNHTGAHKVNAVLGQILLAKRMGKTRVIAETGAGQHGVATATVCALFDLPCTVFMGATDVERQKPNVFRMKLLGAEVESVTSGAATLKDAMNEALRHWVAHVHDTYYCIGTVAGPAPYPEMVRDFQCVIGDEVREQHMALEGRLPDALVCAVGGGSSAMGLFHPFLDDESVQIYGVEAAGRGIESGEHAAAINGGQPGVLHGNRTYLLQTPEGQITEAHSISAGLDYPGIGPEHSWLHEIGRVQYVSATDAEALEAFQLCSKLEGIIPALESAHGLAHVIKLAPTMGKDQTIVLNLSGRGDKDIFTVAHHLGAEI, encoded by the coding sequence ATGAACGAGACCCTGCCCAACAGCCTGCGCTCCGGCCCCGACAGCCGCGGCCGCTTCGGCGGCTTCGGCGGCCGTTTCGTGGCCGAGACGCTGATGCCCAACATCCTGGAGGTCCAGGCCGCCTATGACGCGGCGCGCAAGGACCCCGCCTTCGACGCGGAATGGCGCCGCCTGCTGAAGGACTATGTGGGCCGGCCCTCGCCCCTCTGGTTCGCCGAGAGGCTGACGAAGCACCTGGGCGGCGCCAAGGTCTACCTGAAGCGCGAGGAGCTGAACCACACCGGCGCGCACAAGGTCAACGCCGTGCTGGGGCAGATCCTGCTGGCCAAGCGCATGGGCAAGACCCGCGTGATCGCCGAGACCGGCGCCGGCCAGCACGGCGTGGCCACCGCCACGGTCTGCGCCCTGTTCGACCTGCCCTGCACCGTCTTCATGGGCGCCACGGATGTGGAGCGGCAGAAGCCCAACGTCTTCCGCATGAAGCTGCTGGGCGCGGAGGTGGAATCCGTGACCTCCGGCGCCGCCACGCTGAAGGACGCGATGAACGAGGCGCTGCGCCACTGGGTCGCACATGTGCACGACACCTACTACTGCATCGGCACGGTCGCCGGCCCCGCCCCCTATCCGGAGATGGTGCGCGACTTCCAGTGCGTGATCGGCGACGAGGTGCGGGAGCAGCACATGGCGCTGGAAGGCCGCCTCCCGGACGCGCTGGTCTGCGCGGTCGGCGGCGGCTCCTCCGCCATGGGCCTGTTCCACCCCTTCCTCGACGATGAATCCGTGCAGATCTACGGCGTCGAGGCGGCGGGGCGCGGCATCGAGAGTGGCGAGCACGCGGCGGCCATCAATGGCGGCCAGCCCGGCGTGCTGCACGGCAACCGCACCTACCTCCTGCAAACGCCGGAAGGCCAGATCACCGAGGCGCACTCCATCTCCGCCGGGCTCGACTATCCCGGCATCGGGCCGGAGCATTCCTGGCTGCACGAGATCGGCCGCGTGCAATACGTCTCCGCCACCGACGCGGAGGCGCTGGAAGCCTTCCAGCTCTGCTCGAAGCTGGAGGGCATCATCCCCGCGCTCGAATCCGCGCATGGGCTGGCCCATGTCATCAAGCTGGCGCCGACCATGGGCAAGGACCAGACCATCGTGCTGAACCTCAGCGGGCGCGGCGACAAGGACATCTTCACCGTGGCGCATCACCTGGGGGCCGAGATCTGA
- the tcuA gene encoding FAD-dependent tricarballylate dehydrogenase TcuA, translated as MDRNWDVVVVGSGNAALCAAIAAREAGRQVLVIEKAGPELAGGNSRYTAGAMRFVYNGREDLLPLLQDPQDPRLAETDFGAYTAETFGADLLGFNDGRPLSREQNILIAESYLTLRWLAGHGVRFEPIYSRQSFRKDGRHVFWGGLTLEARHEGVGLVDAELATFRRLGGEIRHDCAAEALLTEGSRVTGLRTRNAAGEQGEIHAGAVVLACGGFEANRALREEYLGPDWAVAKVRGTPCNTGEGLEMAFALGARRHGFYGGCHATPMDLHMPEYGNLEIPHLERKNYRKICYFLGIMVNAEGRRFVDEGRDFRNYTYAQFGRAVLEQPGHFAWQVFDSKVAPLLYGEYRFADAHFIEAPTLEELFARMEGIRDRDTLRETVAAYNAAVEDAVPFDPTVKDGKGTKGLPLPKSNWAQRIDTPPFRAYPVTGGITFTYGGLEVSDTGGVVHADGHDIPGLFACGELVGGVFFNGYPGGSGLTSGAVFGRRAGQGAARFAGTTA; from the coding sequence ATGGACAGGAACTGGGATGTCGTGGTCGTCGGCTCGGGCAATGCCGCGCTCTGCGCCGCCATCGCGGCGCGCGAGGCGGGACGCCAGGTGCTGGTGATCGAGAAGGCCGGCCCGGAGCTGGCCGGCGGAAACTCCCGCTACACCGCCGGCGCGATGCGCTTCGTCTACAACGGCCGGGAAGACCTCTTGCCCCTGTTGCAGGACCCGCAGGACCCCCGCCTCGCCGAGACGGATTTCGGCGCCTACACCGCCGAGACCTTCGGCGCCGACCTGCTGGGCTTCAACGACGGCCGCCCCCTGAGCCGCGAGCAGAACATCCTGATCGCCGAAAGCTACCTCACCCTGCGCTGGCTGGCCGGGCATGGCGTGCGCTTCGAGCCGATCTATTCCCGCCAGAGCTTCCGCAAGGACGGCCGCCACGTCTTCTGGGGCGGGCTGACGCTGGAGGCGCGGCACGAGGGTGTCGGCCTCGTCGATGCCGAACTCGCCACCTTCCGGCGCCTGGGTGGGGAGATCCGCCACGACTGCGCCGCGGAGGCGCTGCTCACGGAAGGGAGCCGCGTCACCGGCCTGCGCACCCGCAACGCCGCCGGGGAGCAGGGCGAGATCCACGCCGGGGCGGTGGTCCTCGCCTGCGGCGGCTTCGAGGCCAACCGGGCCCTGCGGGAGGAATATCTCGGCCCCGACTGGGCCGTGGCCAAGGTGCGCGGCACCCCCTGCAACACCGGGGAAGGGCTGGAGATGGCCTTCGCCCTGGGCGCCCGGCGGCACGGCTTCTACGGCGGCTGCCACGCCACGCCGATGGACCTGCACATGCCCGAATACGGCAACCTGGAGATCCCGCACCTGGAGCGGAAGAACTACCGCAAGATCTGCTACTTCCTGGGCATCATGGTGAATGCCGAGGGGCGGCGCTTCGTCGATGAGGGGCGCGACTTCCGCAACTACACCTATGCCCAGTTCGGCCGCGCCGTGCTGGAACAGCCCGGGCACTTCGCCTGGCAGGTCTTCGACAGCAAGGTGGCGCCCCTGCTCTACGGCGAATACCGCTTCGCCGACGCCCATTTCATCGAGGCCCCGACCCTGGAGGAGCTCTTCGCGCGCATGGAGGGCATCCGCGACCGGGACACCCTGCGCGAGACCGTGGCGGCCTACAACGCGGCGGTGGAGGACGCGGTACCCTTCGATCCCACGGTGAAGGATGGCAAGGGCACGAAGGGCCTGCCCCTGCCGAAATCCAACTGGGCCCAGCGCATCGACACCCCGCCCTTCCGCGCCTACCCGGTGACCGGCGGCATCACCTTCACCTATGGCGGGCTGGAGGTCAGCGACACCGGCGGCGTGGTCCATGCGGACGGGCACGACATCCCCGGCCTCTTCGCCTGCGGCGAGCTGGTGGGCGGCGTCTTCTTCAACGGCTACCCCGGCGGCTCCGGCCTGACCTCGGGCGCCGTCTTCGGCCGCCGGGCCGGCCAGGGCGCGGCCCGTTTCGCCGGCACCACCGCCTGA
- a CDS encoding GntR family transcriptional regulator, producing MPSRPPRGTTAEEATSGRSRSSGAYELILDAIDSGALPPGTRLREVELADRFRVSRTPVREALKRLEATGLVVHEPHHGAVVAMLDHGQTVELYQVREVLEGAAARLAASQATPEEIEILREMLAQDHARVDDPVALARGNRLFHRQLHLAARNRFLDTMLENMRRSLLLLGGTTLGQPERGPASLAEHGEIVAAIAAHDPDAAEAAARRHIRHAFKARIRLREG from the coding sequence ATGCCCTCCCGCCCGCCCCGCGGAACCACGGCGGAAGAAGCCACCTCCGGCCGCAGCCGCTCCAGCGGCGCCTATGAGCTGATCCTGGACGCCATCGACAGCGGCGCCCTGCCCCCCGGCACCCGGCTGCGCGAGGTCGAGCTGGCGGACCGCTTCCGCGTCAGCCGCACCCCCGTGCGGGAAGCGCTGAAGCGGCTGGAGGCCACCGGCCTCGTGGTCCATGAGCCGCATCACGGCGCCGTCGTGGCCATGCTGGACCATGGCCAGACCGTGGAGCTCTACCAGGTGCGGGAGGTGCTGGAAGGCGCCGCCGCCCGCCTCGCCGCCAGCCAGGCCACGCCGGAGGAGATCGAGATCCTGCGGGAGATGCTGGCCCAGGACCACGCGCGGGTGGACGACCCCGTCGCCCTGGCGCGCGGCAACCGGCTCTTCCACCGCCAGCTCCACCTCGCCGCCCGCAACCGCTTCCTCGACACGATGCTGGAGAACATGCGTCGTTCCCTGCTGCTGCTCGGGGGCACGACCCTGGGCCAGCCGGAACGCGGCCCCGCCTCCCTGGCCGAGCATGGGGAGATCGTGGCGGCCATCGCGGCCCACGACCCGGACGCCGCCGAGGCCGCCGCCCGGCGCCATATCCGCCACGCCTTCAAGGCCCGCATCCGCCTCCGGGAAGGCTGA
- a CDS encoding TVP38/TMEM64 family protein, whose amino-acid sequence MTTPDRSRGALRSVFRLLLLALGLALAGWVLRELGEDHGIAFMSAQMRGGGLWAETLFVLVGAVATAVGAPRQAVAFLGGSAFGALAGGGLSMLAQVLGCALGYGWARVIGREWAARRLAGRFGRRLKPLHDVLAGSPFGATLALRLLPVGNNLALNLLAGLSGVAAGPFLLGSAIGYVPQTAVFVLLGEGVAVNQAAQIALGVALFVLSALLGWWLLRRHRAGRAIEG is encoded by the coding sequence GTGACCACCCCCGACCGCTCGCGCGGCGCGCTGCGCTCCGTCTTCCGCCTGCTGCTGCTGGCCCTGGGCCTCGCCCTGGCCGGCTGGGTGCTGCGCGAACTGGGCGAGGACCACGGTATCGCCTTCATGAGTGCCCAGATGCGCGGCGGCGGCCTCTGGGCGGAAACCCTCTTCGTGCTGGTCGGCGCCGTCGCCACCGCCGTCGGCGCGCCGCGCCAGGCCGTGGCCTTCCTCGGCGGCAGCGCCTTCGGCGCCCTGGCCGGGGGCGGCCTTTCCATGCTGGCCCAGGTGCTGGGCTGCGCCCTGGGCTATGGCTGGGCCCGGGTGATCGGCCGGGAATGGGCCGCCCGCCGCCTCGCCGGGCGCTTCGGCCGGCGCCTCAAGCCGCTGCACGACGTCCTCGCCGGCTCGCCCTTCGGCGCCACCCTGGCGCTGCGCCTGCTGCCCGTCGGCAACAACCTCGCCCTCAACCTGCTGGCCGGCCTGTCCGGCGTGGCGGCAGGGCCCTTCCTGCTCGGCTCGGCCATCGGCTACGTGCCCCAGACGGCCGTCTTCGTGCTGCTGGGGGAGGGCGTGGCGGTGAACCAGGCCGCCCAGATCGCCCTCGGCGTGGCGCTCTTCGTGCTCTCCGCCCTGCTCGGCTGGTGGCTGCTGCGCCGGCACCGCGCCGGCCGGGCGATCGAGGGCTGA
- a CDS encoding glycosyltransferase family 2 protein — MTASPSAAPTGSPTDLPPGAPMGAPAISVVVPMRNEGPNVAPLAAEIAAALAGVPHEILCVDDGSSDDTAARIDAAAASGLAVRRISHARSCGQSAGVVTGVRHARAPWIATLDGDGQNDPADIPRLWARARQENPADGMPGQAVLVAGWRTTRKDTAVKRLSSRIANRVRARLLGDATPDTGCGLKVFPRALFLELPPFDHMHRFLPALTIRQGGRVVSEPVNHRPRTRGVSNYGTLDRLAVGIVDLLGVMWLQRRWKRPQVAHAAPPPPVAPAPATPPPVTLPPSARP, encoded by the coding sequence ATGACCGCCAGCCCCTCCGCCGCGCCGACCGGCTCCCCGACGGACCTCCCGCCGGGCGCCCCGATGGGCGCCCCGGCCATCTCCGTGGTGGTCCCCATGCGCAACGAGGGGCCGAACGTCGCCCCCCTGGCGGCCGAGATCGCCGCCGCCCTGGCCGGCGTGCCGCACGAGATCCTCTGCGTGGACGACGGCTCCTCCGACGATACGGCGGCCCGGATCGACGCCGCCGCCGCCTCGGGCCTCGCGGTGCGGCGCATCAGCCACGCCCGCTCCTGCGGCCAGTCCGCCGGGGTGGTGACCGGCGTGCGCCACGCCCGCGCCCCCTGGATCGCCACGCTGGACGGCGACGGCCAGAACGACCCGGCCGACATCCCGAGACTCTGGGCCAGGGCGCGGCAGGAGAACCCGGCGGACGGCATGCCGGGACAGGCCGTGCTGGTCGCCGGCTGGCGCACCACCCGCAAGGACACGGCGGTGAAGCGGCTGAGCAGCCGCATCGCCAACCGCGTCCGCGCCCGCCTGCTGGGCGACGCCACGCCCGACACCGGCTGCGGGCTGAAGGTCTTCCCCCGCGCGCTTTTCCTGGAACTGCCGCCCTTCGACCACATGCACCGCTTCCTGCCCGCCCTGACCATCCGCCAGGGCGGCCGGGTGGTCAGCGAGCCGGTGAACCATCGCCCCCGCACGCGCGGCGTCTCCAACTACGGCACGCTGGACCGGCTGGCGGTGGGGATCGTGGACCTGCTGGGCGTGATGTGGCTGCAACGGCGCTGGAAGCGCCCCCAGGTGGCCCATGCCGCGCCGCCGCCGCCAGTCGCCCCGGCCCCAGCCACCCCGCCCCCAGTCACCCTGCCCCCTTCCGCCCGGCCGTGA
- a CDS encoding COX15/CtaA family protein, with translation MAAMPFDPPAPSREDVLARNRRAVALWLILVAAMVWVMVALGGATRLTGSGLSIMEWAPIRGILPPLSEAEWQRLYDLYRTIPQYELVNQGFGLAGFKGIFWLEWTHRFWGRMIGLVFAGGLAWFWARGRIPAGLGGRLVLLLVLGGLQGAVGWFMVASGFEADRTAVSPWRLVIHLALALVLYAVLVWTALGLLHPAPDGAAAEGRGPLRRLAHATAGLAGLTMLAGGFVAGIKAGFDYNTFPLMGGRLVPDGYLFLSPAWRNLFENVASVQFNHRLLATLTGLLAIATAWYGLSTLPRGEAGARRARWWVGALALATLVQYALGVAALVNVVPAWLGTLHQAMAVGVLTAALGTLHALRRPRGGPVPDARPASVRAV, from the coding sequence ATGGCCGCCATGCCCTTCGATCCGCCTGCCCCGTCCCGCGAGGACGTCCTGGCCCGGAACCGCCGTGCCGTCGCCCTCTGGCTGATCCTGGTCGCCGCCATGGTCTGGGTCATGGTGGCGCTCGGCGGCGCCACGCGCCTGACCGGCTCCGGCCTGTCCATCATGGAGTGGGCGCCGATCCGCGGCATCCTGCCGCCGCTGAGCGAGGCGGAGTGGCAGCGCCTCTACGACCTCTACCGCACCATCCCGCAATACGAGCTGGTGAACCAGGGCTTCGGGCTGGCGGGGTTCAAGGGGATCTTCTGGCTGGAATGGACGCACCGCTTCTGGGGGCGGATGATCGGGCTGGTCTTCGCCGGCGGGCTGGCCTGGTTCTGGGCGCGGGGGCGCATCCCCGCCGGGCTCGGGGGGCGGCTGGTTCTGCTGCTGGTGCTGGGCGGGCTGCAGGGGGCGGTGGGCTGGTTCATGGTGGCCTCGGGCTTCGAGGCCGACCGCACCGCCGTGTCCCCCTGGCGGCTGGTGATCCATCTGGCGCTGGCGCTGGTGCTCTATGCGGTGCTGGTCTGGACCGCGCTCGGGCTGCTGCATCCGGCTCCTGACGGGGCGGCCGCGGAGGGGCGCGGGCCGTTGCGGCGGCTTGCCCATGCCACGGCGGGGCTGGCCGGGCTGACCATGCTGGCCGGCGGCTTCGTGGCCGGGATCAAGGCGGGCTTCGACTACAACACCTTTCCGCTGATGGGCGGGCGGCTCGTGCCGGACGGCTATCTCTTCCTGTCGCCCGCCTGGAGGAACCTGTTCGAGAACGTGGCCTCCGTGCAGTTCAACCACCGGCTGCTGGCCACGCTCACCGGGCTGCTGGCCATCGCCACCGCCTGGTACGGACTGTCCACCCTGCCGCGCGGCGAGGCCGGGGCGCGGCGGGCGCGCTGGTGGGTCGGCGCGCTGGCCCTGGCCACGCTCGTGCAGTACGCGCTGGGGGTGGCGGCGCTGGTGAACGTGGTGCCGGCCTGGCTCGGCACGCTGCACCAGGCCATGGCGGTGGGGGTGCTGACCGCCGCGCTCGGCACGCTGCATGCGCTGCGCCGCCCGCGCGGCGGGCCGGTTCCGGATGCGCGGCCCGCCTCCGTCCGGGCGGTGTGA
- a CDS encoding PAS domain-containing sensor histidine kinase: protein MESDLGGVPAAAPALIESLPVGILVIDAGKRLSFVNGAFLALAGLPPGALPGGMPVAEVRRVLAYGGFYGPGDPEERAASVGQIDHSRPHRRLVHTMRGQWLQVQTRPLPDGAWVNTVSDMTAARRAEAMAQEHSRTLDGLLQHLGTGVALYGADGRLRWSNRAYAALNGLVPGALREGMGFLEVLRLMEAQGEFENLEDEDYPARCVAEARHLPCQGQRERPGGQVLRIQRRPSGDGGMLVELDDVTALRRAEDMASHRAAMLDGILAALPQGVLVYGPDRRVSLVNESFHRAMPDMAYKVGDSVSEIVARHGAAGDRSEPPGAIMLAASEAWRQRGSRGYTLQRHDGRVFDIHTSALPDMGRVAVFTDVTGRHRAEAEARQQEELLRTTLNHLRYGMAIFDREGRLVASNPLTARLCGLRPEQVVLGTHVDDLLHDQIARGEFGPPGPGTEELIRRAAETPRAGPGRYVRTRTDGTVVEITTDLTPDGGFVRTFVDITEQHRARAELAAARDAAEAANRAQARFLSHMSHELRTPLNAVIGFSEVLLDGLGEGRGEAGRGVEDPATRQLFLTAIRDAGQHLLGLIDDLLDTARSDSAEQSLEMRLVEPEPLLREAHRILLGAARRGGTELALDLPDALPAVRADARRLRQVLLNLISNAVKFTPAGGRIMLAARLLHTEGEGREGAGEAAMMEISVTDTGIGMAPEDIPRAFEPFTQLEDGHARRYGGSGLGLHLARALSEAMGMRLRLDSTAGQGTTARLLIALPDGTGGDPGAASNPPSSGHPSPGHPSSAAPFPETAP, encoded by the coding sequence ATGGAGAGTGACCTGGGCGGCGTGCCGGCGGCCGCCCCGGCGCTGATCGAGAGCCTGCCGGTCGGCATCCTGGTCATCGATGCGGGGAAGCGGCTGAGCTTCGTCAACGGGGCCTTCCTGGCGCTGGCCGGGCTGCCGCCCGGGGCGCTGCCCGGCGGGATGCCCGTGGCCGAGGTCCGCCGCGTCCTGGCCTATGGCGGCTTCTATGGCCCCGGCGACCCGGAGGAGCGTGCAGCGTCGGTTGGGCAGATCGACCATTCCCGCCCGCACCGGCGCCTGGTCCACACGATGCGGGGGCAGTGGCTGCAGGTACAGACCCGGCCGCTGCCGGACGGGGCCTGGGTCAACACCGTCTCGGACATGACGGCGGCCCGCCGTGCCGAGGCGATGGCGCAGGAGCACAGCCGGACGCTGGACGGCCTGTTGCAGCATCTGGGGACCGGGGTGGCGCTCTATGGCGCCGATGGGCGGCTGCGCTGGTCGAACCGGGCCTATGCGGCACTGAACGGGCTCGTGCCCGGGGCGCTGCGGGAGGGGATGGGCTTCCTGGAGGTGCTGCGCCTGATGGAGGCGCAGGGCGAGTTCGAGAACCTGGAGGATGAGGACTATCCGGCCCGCTGCGTGGCCGAGGCGCGGCACCTGCCCTGCCAGGGCCAGCGCGAGAGGCCGGGCGGGCAGGTGCTGCGCATCCAGCGCCGGCCCTCCGGCGATGGCGGCATGCTGGTGGAACTGGACGACGTGACCGCCCTGCGCCGGGCCGAGGACATGGCGAGCCACCGGGCGGCCATGCTGGACGGCATCCTGGCCGCCCTGCCGCAGGGGGTGCTGGTCTATGGGCCGGACCGGCGCGTCTCGCTGGTCAACGAATCCTTCCACCGGGCCATGCCGGACATGGCCTACAAGGTCGGGGATTCCGTGTCCGAGATCGTCGCGCGGCACGGGGCGGCGGGCGACCGGAGCGAGCCCCCCGGGGCCATCATGCTGGCGGCGTCCGAGGCCTGGCGCCAGCGCGGGAGCCGGGGCTACACGCTGCAGCGCCATGACGGGCGCGTCTTCGACATCCACACCTCCGCCCTGCCGGATATGGGGCGGGTGGCCGTCTTCACCGATGTCACCGGGCGCCACCGGGCCGAGGCGGAGGCGCGGCAGCAGGAGGAGCTGCTGCGCACCACGCTGAACCACCTGCGCTATGGCATGGCCATCTTCGACCGGGAGGGGCGGCTCGTCGCCTCCAACCCGCTGACGGCCCGGCTCTGCGGGCTGCGGCCCGAGCAGGTGGTGCTGGGCACCCATGTGGACGACCTGCTGCACGACCAGATCGCGCGCGGCGAGTTCGGCCCGCCCGGCCCCGGGACGGAGGAGCTGATCCGCCGCGCGGCCGAGACGCCCCGCGCCGGCCCCGGGCGCTATGTCCGCACCCGCACGGACGGGACGGTGGTGGAGATCACCACCGACCTGACCCCCGATGGCGGCTTCGTGCGGACCTTCGTGGACATCACCGAGCAGCACCGGGCCCGCGCCGAACTGGCCGCGGCGCGCGATGCCGCCGAGGCCGCGAACCGGGCGCAGGCGCGTTTCCTGAGCCATATGAGCCATGAGCTGCGCACCCCGCTCAATGCGGTGATCGGCTTCTCGGAGGTCCTGCTGGACGGGCTGGGCGAGGGGCGGGGCGAGGCGGGTCGGGGGGTGGAGGACCCGGCCACGCGGCAGCTCTTCCTGACCGCCATCCGCGATGCCGGGCAGCACCTGCTGGGGCTGATCGACGACCTGCTGGACACCGCCCGTTCGGATTCCGCCGAACAGAGCCTGGAGATGCGACTGGTCGAGCCGGAGCCGCTGCTGCGCGAGGCCCATCGCATCCTGCTGGGCGCCGCGCGGCGCGGCGGCACCGAACTGGCGCTGGACCTGCCGGATGCCCTGCCAGCGGTGCGGGCCGATGCGCGGCGGTTGCGCCAGGTGCTGCTGAACCTCATCTCCAACGCGGTGAAATTCACCCCGGCGGGGGGGCGGATCATGCTGGCCGCGCGTCTCCTGCATACCGAGGGGGAAGGCCGGGAAGGGGCGGGGGAGGCGGCCATGATGGAGATCAGCGTCACGGATACCGGCATCGGCATGGCGCCGGAGGACATCCCCCGGGCCTTCGAGCCCTTCACCCAGCTGGAGGACGGGCACGCCCGGCGCTATGGCGGCTCCGGCCTCGGCTTGCATCTCGCCCGCGCGCTGAGCGAGGCGATGGGCATGCGGCTGCGGCTGGACAGCACCGCCGGGCAGGGTACCACCGCCCGGCTGCTGATCGCCCTTCCGGACGGGACGGGTGGTGATCCCGGTGCCGCGTCCAACCCTCCATCCTCCGGCCATCCATCCCCTGGCCATCCATCCTCCGCCGCACCCTTTCCGGAGACCGCGCCATGA